The proteins below come from a single Thermodesulfobacteriota bacterium genomic window:
- the smpB gene encoding SsrA-binding protein SmpB: MKVVCMNRKARHDYEILETYEAGIVLKGTEVKALREGRANIKDSYAKIRNGEIFLINSHISPYSYGNVNNHDPERERKLLMHKREIMKLLGKVKERGYTLVPLSIYFDKNNRAKVELALAKGKSKYDKREAIKKRDEKRIEELERKYL; encoded by the coding sequence ATGAAAGTCGTTTGCATGAATAGAAAAGCAAGACACGATTATGAAATATTAGAGACTTATGAGGCCGGTATAGTACTTAAAGGTACAGAAGTGAAGGCCCTAAGAGAGGGGAGGGCGAACATAAAGGACAGCTACGCGAAGATAAGAAATGGTGAGATTTTCCTCATAAATTCGCACATAAGTCCGTATTCATATGGGAATGTGAATAACCACGATCCCGAAAGAGAAAGAAAGCTGCTTATGCACAAAAGAGAAATTATGAAGCTTCTAGGGAAGGTTAAAGAAAGGGGATACACACTTGTTCCCCTTTCCATATACTTTGACAAGAACAATAGGGCTAAAGTGGAATTAGCTTTGGCTAAAGGAAAATCAAAATACGATAAACGGGAAGCAATAAAGAAAAGAG